One window of the Pan troglodytes isolate AG18354 chromosome 12, NHGRI_mPanTro3-v2.0_pri, whole genome shotgun sequence genome contains the following:
- the LOC744940 gene encoding large ribosomal subunit protein uL10-like — MPREDRATWKSNYFLKIIQLLDDYPKCFIVGADNVGSKQMQQIHMSLRGKVVVLMGKNTMMGRAIRGHLENNPALEKLLPHIRGNVGFVFTKEDLTEVRDMLLANKVPAAARAGGIAPCEVTVPAQNTGLGPEKTFFFQALGITTKISRGTIEILSDMQLIKTGDKVGASEATLLNMLNISPFSFGLVIQQVFDNGSIYNPEVLDITEETLHSRFLEGIRNVASVCLQTGYPTVASVPHSIINGYKRVLALSVETDYTFPLAEKVKAFLADPSAFVAAAPVAAATTAAPAAAAAPAKVEAKEESEESDEDMGFGLFD, encoded by the exons ATGCCCAGGGAAGACAGGGCGACCTGGAAGTCCAACTACTTCCTTAAGATCATCCAACTATTGGATGATTATCCGAAATGTTTCATCGTGGGAGCAGACAATGTGGGCTCCAAGCAGATGCAGCAGATCCACATGTCCCTTCGCGGGAAGGTCGTGGTGCTGATGGGCAAGAACACCatgatgggccgg GCCATCCGAGGGCACCTGGAAAACAACCCAGCTCTGGAGAAACTGCTGCCTCATATCCGGGGGAATGTGGGCTTTGTGTTCACCAAGGAGGACCTCACTGAGGTCAGGGACATGTTGCTGGCCAATAAGGTGCCAGCTGCTGCCCGTGCTGGTGGCATTGCCCCATGTGAAGTCACTGTGCCAGCCCAGAACACTGGTCTCGGGCCCGAGAAGACCTTCTTTTTCCAGGCTTTAGGTATCACCACTAAAATCTCCAGGGGCACCATTGAAATCCTGAGTGATATGCAGCTGATCAAGACTGGAGACAAAGTGGGAGCCAGCGAAGCCACGCTGCTGAACATGCTCAACATCTCCCCCTTCTCCTTTGGGCTGGTCATCCAGCAGGTGTTCGACAATGGCAGCATCTACAACCCTGAAGTGCTTGATATCACAGAGGAAACTCTGCATTCTCGCTTCCTGGAGGGTATCCGCAATGTTGCCAGTGTCTGTCTGCAGACTGGCTACCCAACTGTTGCATCAGTACCCCATTCTATCATCAACGGGTACAAACGAGTCCTGGCCTTGTCTGTGGAGACGGATTACACCTTCCCACTTGCTGAAAAGGTCAAGGCCTTCTTGGCTGATCCATCTGCCTTTGTGGCTGCTGCCCCTGTGGCTGCTGCCACCAcagctgctcctgctgctgctgcagccccAGCTAAGGTTGAAGCCAAGGAAGAGTCGGAGGAGTCGGACGAGGATATGGGATTTGGTCTCTTTGACTAA